The following are encoded in a window of Arthrobacter sp. OAP107 genomic DNA:
- the ribD gene encoding bifunctional diaminohydroxyphosphoribosylaminopyrimidine deaminase/5-amino-6-(5-phosphoribosylamino)uracil reductase RibD: MDTALEAALQGPRGANPLVGAVVVGPDGRQLATGYHRGAGTAHAEADAIAAAISSGVDLSGSTMVVTLEPCNHVGRTGPCAQAIIDAGIANVVYAVDDPHDPAAGGAATLRSAGVSVRSGLAAERALELNRRWFQAVDAKRPFVTLHIAQTLDSRIAAEDGTSQWISSPESLADNHGIRNRIDAILVGTQTVLVDNPRLTARDANGETTGKQPLRAVMGLRDVPEDAAVRGDDGKVLHLPTRDPHEALAMLFAAGTRHVMVEGGSRILSAFLAEGLVDELIVYLAPTLLGSGTPALNGLGIGTLAAAQRWEWDAASGGAVQYLGRDLRLHLLPEEASRFQPTATQSTSTDSLSVRTGADTAMGGY, encoded by the coding sequence ATGGACACGGCCCTGGAAGCCGCCCTGCAGGGGCCCCGGGGCGCCAATCCGCTCGTGGGCGCCGTCGTCGTCGGACCTGACGGACGCCAGCTGGCCACGGGTTACCACCGCGGTGCCGGCACCGCGCACGCCGAAGCCGACGCGATAGCGGCGGCGATCAGCTCCGGCGTCGACCTTTCCGGGTCCACGATGGTGGTCACCCTCGAGCCGTGCAACCACGTGGGCCGCACGGGACCGTGCGCCCAGGCCATCATCGACGCCGGGATAGCGAACGTCGTGTACGCCGTCGACGACCCCCATGATCCCGCCGCGGGGGGTGCCGCCACCCTGCGGTCTGCGGGAGTCAGCGTGCGTAGCGGACTGGCCGCCGAACGTGCGCTGGAGCTGAACCGGCGCTGGTTCCAGGCCGTCGACGCCAAGCGCCCGTTCGTTACCCTGCACATCGCCCAGACCCTGGACAGCCGGATCGCGGCCGAGGACGGAACCAGCCAGTGGATTTCCAGCCCTGAATCCCTGGCAGACAACCACGGCATCCGGAACCGGATCGACGCCATACTCGTGGGTACACAGACAGTCCTGGTGGACAACCCCCGCCTGACGGCCCGCGACGCCAACGGCGAAACCACCGGAAAGCAGCCGCTGCGCGCGGTCATGGGACTCCGGGACGTGCCGGAGGATGCCGCGGTACGCGGCGACGACGGCAAGGTCCTGCACCTTCCCACCCGGGACCCGCACGAGGCTTTGGCCATGCTGTTCGCGGCCGGGACCCGGCACGTCATGGTGGAGGGCGGATCGAGGATCCTCAGCGCCTTCCTGGCCGAGGGCCTCGTGGACGAGCTCATCGTCTACCTGGCGCCCACGCTGCTGGGCTCCGGAACACCCGCACTCAACGGCCTGGGCATCGGAACGCTGGCGGCGGCCCAGCGCTGGGAATGGGACGCCGCGTCCGGCGGCGCGGTCCAGTACCTCGGCAGGGACCTTCGACTTCACCTGCTCCCGGAGGAAGCCAGCCGGTTCCAGCCAACAGCAACACAATCAACGTCAACCGATTCACTATCTGTCCGCACAGGAGCGGACACAGCCATGGGAGGCTACTGA
- the pnuC gene encoding nicotinamide riboside transporter PnuC: protein MDILRWLFEAQIPVGGSVLILREVLGNTFGLASALGGMRRKVWAWPAGIAGNLLLLTVFLGNVFGSATPATLWGQAGRQVMFIIVAVYGWQRWQQSRRAAGSSTAIAPAWASARTRVALVLALVAGTAALTPLFDSLGSYPPVWADAWTFMGSLLATYGMARGWTEFWLIWVAVDVVGVPLLFSAGYFASAFMYLFYGFFTLAGFIVWWRASRTQAQAHPTTVADPSTVKVETAFPDPAVTR from the coding sequence ATGGACATCCTGCGTTGGCTCTTCGAGGCACAGATCCCCGTGGGCGGATCAGTGCTCATTCTCCGCGAAGTGCTGGGAAACACCTTTGGCCTGGCCAGTGCCCTCGGCGGCATGCGGCGCAAGGTCTGGGCATGGCCGGCAGGCATCGCCGGCAACCTGCTCCTCCTGACAGTCTTTCTGGGCAACGTCTTTGGCTCCGCCACGCCCGCCACGCTGTGGGGACAGGCCGGGCGGCAGGTCATGTTCATCATCGTGGCCGTCTACGGCTGGCAGCGCTGGCAGCAGAGCCGCCGGGCGGCAGGATCCTCGACCGCGATCGCCCCCGCCTGGGCCAGTGCCAGGACCCGTGTGGCGCTGGTACTCGCGCTGGTGGCCGGAACCGCTGCCCTCACCCCGCTCTTCGACTCCCTGGGCTCCTACCCGCCGGTGTGGGCCGACGCCTGGACCTTCATGGGCTCGCTCCTGGCCACCTACGGCATGGCCCGCGGCTGGACCGAGTTCTGGCTGATCTGGGTTGCCGTGGACGTGGTGGGCGTTCCGCTGCTCTTCAGCGCCGGGTACTTCGCCAGCGCCTTCATGTACCTGTTCTACGGTTTCTTCACCCTGGCCGGCTTCATCGTCTGGTGGCGGGCGTCCCGGACCCAGGCCCAGGCTCACCCCACGACCGTCGCCGACCCCTCGACCGTCAAGGTTGAGACCGCCTTCCCGGACCCGGCGGTGACCAGGTGA
- the rpe gene encoding ribulose-phosphate 3-epimerase: MTQCCINPSILSADFVNLEAELQKIRNADSVHVDVMDNHFVPNLTLGLPVVQRIQAVSPVPLDAHLMISDADRWAPGYADAGVASVTFHAEASIAPVKLARELRSRGSKAGMALRPATAVEPYLDMLPELDMLLIMTVEPGFGGQAFLDLTLPKIRRARAAIEGSGVNVAIQVDGGITEETIVRAAEAGANVFVAGSAVYGAADPADAIDRLRKAGSL; this comes from the coding sequence ATGACGCAGTGCTGCATCAACCCCAGCATCCTCTCCGCCGACTTCGTGAACCTCGAAGCCGAGCTGCAGAAAATCAGGAACGCCGATTCCGTGCATGTGGATGTGATGGACAACCACTTTGTCCCCAACCTCACCCTGGGGCTTCCCGTGGTCCAGCGGATCCAGGCGGTCAGCCCTGTTCCGCTGGACGCCCACCTCATGATTTCCGACGCCGACCGCTGGGCACCCGGATACGCGGACGCCGGCGTTGCTTCCGTCACGTTCCACGCCGAGGCGTCTATCGCGCCGGTAAAGCTCGCCCGTGAGCTGCGGTCCCGGGGTTCGAAGGCCGGGATGGCGCTGCGTCCCGCTACGGCGGTGGAGCCGTACCTGGACATGCTTCCCGAGCTGGACATGCTGCTGATCATGACGGTGGAGCCCGGTTTTGGCGGGCAGGCATTCCTTGACCTGACGCTGCCCAAGATCCGCCGCGCCCGAGCGGCGATCGAAGGGTCAGGCGTGAACGTGGCCATCCAGGTCGACGGCGGCATCACCGAGGAAACGATCGTCCGTGCCGCGGAAGCCGGCGCGAATGTCTTTGTGGCCGGCTCGGCCGTTTACGGGGCCGCGGATCCCGCCGACGCCATCGACCGGCTGCGCAAGGCCGGCAGCCTCTAG
- a CDS encoding transcription antitermination factor NusB has product MSDSGRSGSGQGRPSRGGQRGSGDQRGSGAGGSGTGGSDQRRGGGGASRRNAQGRERNRGPQRNFTGNAPSQRTRRADPARLVAFEVLRAVAAEDAYANLVLPARIRQHGLDRRDAGFATELSYGALRNQGTYDAILGRCVDRPLDRLDPAVLDALRIGVHQLLAMRVPAHAALDQTVGLARAVIGAGPSTLINAVLRKVTARSLDEWLDELVAGEQDENKVASVRYAHPEWIVRALRQSLVAHGRPVGEINDLLEADNAAPIVNLVALPGLGSLDEALENGAIPGELVEGSALSSGGDLGRLESVRSGTTRVQDVGSQLVARALAAASLEAGTDSGTAENAGEAWLDLCAGPGGKAALLGALANERGATLLANEPAPHRAKLVSQALSAVPSDVWTVRTGDGRDLGSEQPAAFDRVLVDVPCSGLGALRRRPESRWRRTPKDLADLGPLQRELLNSALAAVRPGGVVAYVTCSPHPAETTAVVSDALRKRDDLELLDAGSALDSVSLGRGLGAGHEKTAQLWPHIHSTDAMFLALIRRKR; this is encoded by the coding sequence ATGAGTGACTCCGGCAGAAGCGGATCCGGACAGGGGCGGCCAAGCCGCGGTGGCCAGCGCGGTTCAGGAGACCAACGCGGTTCAGGTGCCGGCGGTTCCGGTACGGGCGGCTCCGACCAGCGCCGCGGCGGGGGCGGCGCCAGCCGCCGCAACGCCCAGGGCCGGGAGCGCAACCGCGGCCCGCAGCGCAACTTCACCGGGAACGCACCGTCGCAGCGCACCCGCAGGGCAGACCCCGCCAGGCTGGTGGCCTTTGAAGTGCTGCGTGCAGTTGCTGCCGAAGACGCCTATGCAAACCTCGTGCTCCCGGCGCGCATCCGCCAGCACGGCCTCGACCGGCGGGACGCGGGTTTCGCCACCGAACTCAGCTACGGCGCGCTGCGCAACCAGGGCACCTACGACGCCATCCTCGGCCGCTGCGTGGACAGGCCCCTGGACAGGCTGGATCCGGCGGTCCTGGATGCCCTGCGCATCGGCGTCCACCAGCTGCTGGCAATGCGCGTCCCCGCGCATGCGGCCCTTGACCAGACCGTCGGCCTGGCCCGTGCAGTCATCGGCGCCGGCCCGTCCACATTGATCAACGCCGTGCTCCGCAAGGTAACCGCCCGCAGCCTGGACGAGTGGCTGGACGAGCTGGTCGCCGGCGAGCAGGACGAGAACAAAGTTGCTTCCGTCCGCTATGCCCATCCCGAATGGATTGTCCGTGCACTCCGGCAGTCGCTCGTGGCTCACGGCCGGCCGGTCGGCGAGATCAACGACCTCCTGGAAGCGGACAACGCAGCCCCCATCGTCAACCTGGTGGCGCTCCCCGGGCTGGGAAGCCTGGACGAGGCACTAGAGAACGGTGCCATCCCCGGCGAACTGGTGGAAGGGTCCGCGCTGTCCAGCGGTGGCGACCTCGGCCGGCTGGAGTCCGTCCGGTCCGGCACTACACGTGTGCAGGACGTTGGTTCCCAGCTGGTGGCCCGGGCCCTGGCGGCAGCCAGCCTCGAGGCAGGAACTGACAGCGGTACCGCAGAAAACGCCGGGGAGGCCTGGCTCGATCTCTGCGCCGGACCGGGCGGCAAGGCAGCCCTGCTGGGCGCACTGGCAAACGAACGCGGAGCCACACTGCTGGCCAACGAGCCCGCGCCGCACCGGGCCAAACTGGTCAGCCAGGCACTGTCCGCGGTTCCGTCAGACGTCTGGACCGTCCGGACCGGCGACGGCCGCGACCTCGGATCCGAGCAGCCGGCGGCCTTTGACCGTGTGCTCGTCGACGTGCCCTGCAGCGGACTCGGGGCCCTGCGCCGCCGGCCCGAATCCCGCTGGCGCCGCACGCCCAAGGATCTTGCCGATCTGGGACCGCTGCAGCGCGAACTCCTTAATTCTGCCCTGGCGGCCGTCCGGCCCGGCGGCGTGGTGGCCTACGTGACGTGCTCGCCACACCCGGCCGAGACCACCGCGGTGGTCAGTGACGCGCTGCGGAAGCGGGACGACCTGGAACTCCTGGATGCCGGCAGCGCGCTGGACTCCGTCAGCCTCGGCCGCGGCCTGGGCGCGGGGCATGAGAAGACCGCGCAGCTGTGGCCGCACATCCACAGCACGGATGCCATGTTCCTCGCCCTGATCCGCCGCAAGCGCTGA
- the def gene encoding peptide deformylase, whose product MAILNIRIIGDPVLRTVADPVTDFGPELARLVADMTETMEDVEGAGLAAPQIGVSLRVFTYRIGGVEGHIVNPVLENSEDFQPDEVEGCLSIPGLGFPVRRYRSTRVTGVDMNGNPVSVEAEGMLARCFQHETDHLDGILFTDRLEGEDRKAALRSIRNANYDSITEQTTAKRAKTVGSSFGGGSFGAATGSGSFGAAG is encoded by the coding sequence ATGGCAATTCTGAATATCCGTATCATCGGCGATCCCGTGCTGCGCACGGTTGCCGACCCTGTCACGGATTTCGGGCCGGAGCTGGCAAGGCTCGTTGCCGATATGACCGAAACCATGGAGGACGTGGAGGGCGCAGGCCTGGCCGCACCCCAGATCGGCGTCAGCCTCCGGGTCTTCACGTACCGCATCGGCGGCGTCGAAGGCCACATCGTCAACCCGGTGCTGGAAAACAGCGAGGACTTCCAGCCGGATGAGGTGGAGGGATGCCTCTCCATTCCGGGCTTGGGCTTCCCGGTCCGCCGATACCGCAGCACCCGGGTGACCGGGGTCGACATGAACGGCAACCCCGTCTCGGTGGAGGCGGAGGGCATGCTTGCCCGCTGCTTCCAGCACGAAACCGACCATCTTGACGGCATCCTGTTCACCGACCGGCTCGAAGGCGAAGACCGCAAGGCCGCCCTGCGTTCGATCCGCAACGCCAACTACGACTCCATCACGGAACAGACCACTGCCAAGCGTGCCAAGACCGTCGGCTCCAGCTTTGGCGGCGGCAGCTTTGGCGCGGCAACCGGATCCGGCAGCTTCGGCGCTGCCGGATGA
- a CDS encoding cytochrome, with product MTAPLLAHATEYGRMYARSTTEQFTVPSITTVIGQQAHGLDGWFGYMGASSLAKDPSLPEILGSPARVRQAVNRAAKAAETYRDEAAQRGDRVHYYCEQVALRVLGRPHQMKEAREALASNGEEAFAARFDEWWELFRVEPIAPEITVWNKTVGYAGTLDLVAKINGRTCLIDYKTKGTTRDGQVKPLDDKVVMQLVAGMKAEESLVDPVAGEWEPWQHGDGPVLLAVAIGETEVRPVRANPEVLKHHWWKFCALRRVWEMSADTVSAGPALLPLAPPVYS from the coding sequence ATGACCGCTCCGCTCCTTGCCCACGCCACGGAATATGGCCGCATGTATGCCCGCTCCACCACGGAGCAGTTCACGGTTCCCTCCATTACCACCGTCATCGGGCAGCAGGCCCACGGGCTGGACGGCTGGTTCGGCTACATGGGCGCCAGCAGCCTGGCCAAGGATCCCTCCCTGCCCGAGATCCTGGGCAGCCCCGCGCGGGTGCGGCAGGCGGTGAACCGAGCGGCTAAGGCGGCCGAAACCTACCGGGACGAGGCCGCGCAGCGCGGGGACCGGGTGCATTACTACTGCGAGCAGGTGGCGCTGCGTGTGCTTGGCCGGCCTCACCAGATGAAGGAAGCCCGGGAAGCGCTGGCTTCCAACGGCGAGGAAGCCTTCGCCGCCCGCTTCGACGAGTGGTGGGAGCTGTTCCGGGTGGAGCCGATCGCTCCGGAGATCACCGTGTGGAACAAGACCGTGGGCTATGCAGGGACGCTGGACCTGGTAGCGAAGATCAACGGCCGCACCTGCCTCATCGACTACAAGACCAAGGGAACGACGCGCGACGGCCAGGTCAAGCCCCTGGACGACAAAGTGGTCATGCAGCTTGTTGCCGGGATGAAGGCGGAGGAAAGCCTGGTGGATCCGGTGGCAGGGGAGTGGGAGCCATGGCAGCACGGCGATGGCCCGGTGCTGCTCGCCGTCGCAATCGGTGAAACCGAAGTCCGGCCCGTCCGCGCCAATCCCGAAGTCCTGAAGCACCACTGGTGGAAGTTTTGTGCCCTGCGCCGGGTATGGGAAATGTCCGCGGACACTGTCAGTGCCGGACCCGCGCTGCTGCCGTTGGCGCCGCCGGTCTACTCCTGA
- a CDS encoding antitoxin, translating to MGLLDDLKGKAQGLIRGNEQAIKDGINKAGDFVDSKTGGKYTGQVDQVQAGASTLVDKANERPTQGPADSVPPAEKAP from the coding sequence GTGGGTTTACTTGACGATCTTAAGGGCAAAGCTCAGGGTCTGATCCGCGGCAACGAGCAGGCCATCAAGGACGGCATCAACAAGGCCGGTGATTTTGTCGACTCCAAGACGGGCGGCAAATACACCGGCCAGGTAGATCAGGTCCAGGCTGGCGCTTCCACTCTCGTTGACAAAGCCAATGAGAGGCCAACGCAGGGACCGGCGGACAGCGTGCCGCCGGCTGAGAAGGCTCCGTAG
- the zapE gene encoding cell division protein ZapE has protein sequence MVQIEKLATRTPAVSVDELLKGFYPSPRFGQVSFASYRPDPKQPSQAAAVNALQSFAGGVGAGDGGGLFKKLFGKKDTTRAGIYLDGGFGVGKTHLLASLWHAAPGPKAFGTFVEYTNLVGALSFRKTVEALSSYKLVCIDEFELDDPGDTVLMSRLMRELADAGVKLAATSNTLPGSLGDGRFAAVDFQREIQVLADQFDVIRIDGEDFRHRGLPAAPAPLRNSELHAHMKAEFDGKTVAEDDFGTLISHLAGVHPSRYRKLIDGVDGVVWRDVETITEQAVALRFVVLADRLYDKDVPILASGVPFDKLFTEDMMTGGYMKKYFRAVSRLTALAREGQNHEPS, from the coding sequence TTGGTACAGATCGAAAAGCTCGCCACCCGGACGCCGGCGGTGTCGGTGGATGAGCTCCTCAAAGGTTTCTACCCATCGCCCAGGTTTGGGCAGGTGTCCTTTGCAAGCTACCGGCCTGACCCGAAGCAGCCCAGCCAGGCGGCAGCAGTGAACGCGCTGCAGTCTTTCGCGGGTGGCGTCGGCGCCGGCGACGGCGGGGGACTGTTCAAGAAGCTGTTCGGTAAGAAGGACACGACCCGCGCCGGGATTTACCTTGACGGCGGGTTCGGTGTCGGAAAAACCCACCTGCTGGCCTCGCTCTGGCACGCTGCACCCGGGCCCAAGGCCTTCGGCACCTTTGTGGAATACACCAACCTGGTGGGCGCCCTGTCCTTCCGGAAAACCGTTGAGGCTCTGAGCTCCTACAAACTTGTCTGCATTGACGAGTTCGAACTGGACGATCCGGGGGACACCGTCCTGATGTCCCGCCTGATGCGTGAACTGGCCGACGCCGGCGTGAAGCTCGCGGCCACCTCCAACACCCTGCCGGGCTCGCTGGGCGACGGCCGCTTTGCCGCCGTGGACTTCCAGCGTGAAATCCAGGTCCTGGCGGACCAGTTCGATGTCATCAGGATCGACGGCGAGGACTTCCGCCACCGTGGCCTGCCGGCCGCGCCGGCGCCGCTGCGGAACAGCGAACTGCACGCCCACATGAAGGCGGAGTTTGACGGCAAGACCGTTGCCGAGGATGACTTCGGCACCCTCATATCACATCTCGCGGGCGTCCACCCGAGCCGCTACAGGAAGCTGATTGACGGTGTGGACGGAGTTGTCTGGCGGGACGTGGAAACCATCACCGAGCAGGCCGTGGCGCTGAGGTTCGTGGTGCTCGCCGACCGCCTCTACGACAAGGACGTACCGATCCTTGCCAGCGGCGTTCCCTTCGACAAGCTGTTCACCGAGGACATGATGACCGGCGGCTACATGAAGAAGTACTTCAGGGCGGTTTCCCGGCTTACCGCGCTGGCCCGCGAAGGCCAGAACCACGAGCCCTCGTAA
- a CDS encoding sulfurtransferase has protein sequence MSYPVEQNEKFAAYAHPERLVSTEWLAAAIDAGALNDGRLVVVESDEDVLLYETGHIPGAVKIDWHTDLNDEVTRDYVEGEAFAALAAAKGISRDATVVIYGDKSNWWAAYALWVFSLFGHEDVRLLDGGRDKWIAEGRALTTDIPTPAVADYPVVERDDTPIRAFKEDVLAHLGKPLIDVRSPEEYTGQRTHMPAYPEEGALRGGHIPTAASIPWARAAAEDGTYRSRAELEALYLGEAGLTEGDDVVAYCRIGERSSHTWFALKFLLGFETVRNYDGSWTEWGNAVRVPIAKGAERGSVPAVAAR, from the coding sequence ATGTCCTACCCCGTTGAACAGAACGAGAAGTTCGCCGCCTACGCGCACCCGGAGCGGCTTGTTTCCACCGAGTGGCTGGCTGCGGCCATCGATGCCGGCGCCCTTAACGACGGCAGGCTCGTCGTCGTCGAGTCCGATGAAGACGTCCTGCTGTACGAAACCGGCCACATTCCCGGCGCGGTCAAGATCGACTGGCACACCGACCTGAACGACGAAGTAACCCGCGACTACGTGGAGGGCGAGGCGTTTGCCGCTCTGGCCGCCGCCAAGGGCATTTCCCGCGACGCCACCGTGGTCATCTACGGCGACAAGTCCAACTGGTGGGCCGCCTACGCCCTCTGGGTCTTCAGCCTGTTCGGCCACGAGGATGTCCGCCTGCTGGACGGCGGCCGCGACAAGTGGATCGCCGAAGGCCGTGCGCTGACCACCGACATCCCCACCCCGGCCGTGGCCGACTACCCCGTGGTGGAGCGCGACGACACCCCGATCCGCGCCTTCAAGGAAGACGTCCTGGCCCACCTGGGCAAGCCGCTGATCGACGTCCGCTCCCCCGAGGAATACACCGGCCAGCGCACCCACATGCCCGCCTACCCCGAAGAAGGCGCGCTGCGCGGCGGCCACATTCCCACCGCGGCGTCCATCCCGTGGGCACGGGCGGCAGCAGAGGACGGCACCTATCGCAGCCGCGCCGAGCTTGAGGCGCTGTACCTGGGCGAGGCCGGACTCACCGAGGGCGACGACGTCGTGGCCTACTGCCGCATTGGCGAACGCTCCAGCCACACCTGGTTCGCGCTGAAGTTCCTCCTGGGCTTCGAAACCGTCCGCAACTACGACGGCTCCTGGACCGAATGGGGCAACGCTGTCCGCGTCCCGATTGCCAAGGGCGCGGAACGCGGCTCGGTGCCGGCAGTTGCCGCACGGTAA
- a CDS encoding SufE family protein, producing MSTQALPTALAEIVDDFQALSEPERLQLLLEFSRGLPELPERLNNHPELLEQVVECQSPLFLTIEMEKNDGGSPAFRLFFKAPPEAPTTRGFAGVLHEGLDGLTAEEILAVPDDMPELLGLTRAITPLRMRGMTAMLGRIKRKVAAAARLYA from the coding sequence ATGAGTACTCAAGCACTTCCCACCGCCCTGGCGGAGATTGTCGACGACTTCCAGGCACTGAGCGAGCCCGAGCGGCTGCAGCTCCTGCTGGAGTTTTCCCGCGGCCTGCCGGAGCTTCCGGAGCGCCTGAACAACCACCCCGAGCTGCTGGAGCAGGTGGTGGAATGCCAGTCACCCCTTTTCCTCACCATAGAGATGGAAAAGAACGACGGCGGTTCCCCCGCCTTCCGGCTGTTCTTCAAGGCGCCGCCGGAGGCCCCCACAACCCGTGGTTTCGCCGGAGTGCTGCACGAAGGTCTGGACGGCCTCACCGCCGAGGAGATCCTGGCCGTTCCCGACGATATGCCGGAACTGCTCGGCCTGACCCGCGCCATCACGCCGCTGCGCATGCGCGGCATGACCGCGATGCTCGGGCGCATCAAGCGCAAGGTGGCCGCCGCGGCCCGGCTCTACGCCTAG
- the ybaK gene encoding Cys-tRNA(Pro) deacylase, with protein MARKNTSQGTPATAVLAAAGVSFNLHPYSHDPAAASYGMEAAEVLGIDPARVFKTLMVEVDGKLAVGVVPVSGSLDLKAIAAALGSKKAAMADPAAAERRTGYVLGGISPLGQRQPSPTVIDESALALDTILVSGGRRGLDIELDPRDLVRLTKAVTATIGTASQAHLERGSG; from the coding sequence ATGGCGCGCAAGAACACGTCGCAGGGAACGCCTGCCACAGCCGTACTGGCTGCGGCGGGCGTTTCCTTTAACCTGCACCCCTACAGCCACGATCCGGCCGCAGCCAGTTACGGCATGGAGGCGGCCGAGGTCCTGGGCATCGACCCGGCAAGGGTCTTCAAGACGCTCATGGTGGAGGTGGACGGCAAACTGGCGGTCGGCGTCGTGCCTGTCAGCGGAAGCCTGGACCTGAAAGCGATAGCTGCTGCGCTGGGCAGCAAGAAGGCCGCCATGGCGGATCCGGCGGCGGCCGAACGTCGCACCGGCTACGTCCTGGGCGGAATTTCGCCCCTGGGGCAGCGGCAGCCCTCCCCCACCGTCATCGACGAAAGTGCCCTCGCGCTGGACACCATCCTCGTGTCCGGGGGCCGGCGCGGCCTGGACATCGAACTGGATCCCCGCGACCTGGTGCGCCTCACCAAGGCCGTCACAGCCACGATCGGAACAGCCTCCCAGGCACACCTTGAACGGGGGTCAGGCTAG
- a CDS encoding alpha/beta fold hydrolase yields MDSAQAALTTPSASQGNAMTLRAKWTLGGIIAGGSAAALLGAGSSALALYFARRVLTPARVRAADQEILAVIREGRDLQVILAATPETTHNGVYSLFFDAGAGHARIGRILSYSPAERTVLREVEAVYSGNLESAGRGWWGGATYQHPSDVGLASEDVAIKVEGGTAPGWLIPGDAGAETWAIMVHGRGATRQECLRGARVAHELGLPNLLVSYRNDGLAPAAFDGRYGLGSTEWRDIDAAIAFALGRGAREVVLFGWSMGGAICLQTADLSEHRHVIRAMVLDAPVIDWVNVLAHHAELNRIPSAVGRYGQLMMGHKVGRRLTGLAAPVDLKSMDWVSRAVELRTPTLIIHSVDDEYVPYQPSAQLAEKNPEMVTFEPFEGARHAKEWNADPARWEGLVRAWLQQQLAPRRNPGQPEPGQPAPV; encoded by the coding sequence ATGGATTCCGCGCAGGCCGCTTTGACAACCCCGTCCGCTTCCCAGGGCAATGCAATGACCCTGAGGGCGAAGTGGACACTCGGGGGAATCATCGCCGGCGGCAGCGCGGCTGCCCTGCTCGGTGCCGGATCATCCGCCCTCGCGCTCTACTTTGCCCGCCGCGTGCTCACCCCCGCCCGGGTGCGGGCGGCGGACCAAGAAATCCTGGCGGTCATCAGGGAAGGCCGGGACCTGCAGGTCATCCTCGCGGCCACACCGGAGACAACACACAATGGCGTGTACAGCCTCTTCTTCGACGCCGGTGCCGGGCATGCCCGGATCGGCAGGATCCTTTCCTATTCCCCGGCCGAGCGCACCGTGCTGCGCGAGGTGGAGGCCGTCTACAGCGGCAACCTTGAATCCGCGGGGCGCGGCTGGTGGGGTGGCGCCACGTACCAGCATCCCTCCGACGTCGGGCTGGCCTCCGAGGACGTAGCCATCAAGGTCGAGGGCGGAACAGCCCCCGGCTGGCTGATCCCGGGCGATGCCGGCGCTGAAACCTGGGCCATCATGGTCCACGGGCGCGGGGCCACCCGGCAGGAGTGTCTTCGTGGAGCGCGCGTGGCCCACGAGCTCGGACTGCCCAATCTCCTGGTTTCCTACCGGAACGACGGCCTGGCGCCGGCAGCATTCGACGGCCGGTACGGGCTTGGCTCCACGGAGTGGCGGGACATCGACGCTGCCATCGCCTTTGCCCTGGGCCGCGGCGCCCGGGAGGTTGTGCTCTTTGGCTGGTCGATGGGAGGGGCCATCTGCCTGCAGACCGCGGACCTGTCGGAGCACAGGCACGTCATCCGGGCCATGGTGCTTGATGCGCCCGTGATCGACTGGGTGAATGTGCTGGCCCACCATGCGGAGCTGAACCGGATCCCCTCGGCCGTTGGCCGGTACGGCCAGCTGATGATGGGGCACAAGGTGGGCCGCCGGCTCACCGGGCTGGCTGCGCCAGTGGACCTGAAATCCATGGACTGGGTGTCGCGTGCCGTTGAGCTCCGGACGCCGACGCTCATCATCCACAGCGTGGACGACGAATACGTTCCCTACCAGCCGTCGGCCCAGCTCGCGGAAAAGAACCCGGAGATGGTCACGTTCGAGCCGTTCGAAGGGGCTCGGCATGCCAAGGAGTGGAACGCCGATCCGGCCCGCTGGGAAGGCCTCGTCCGGGCGTGGCTGCAGCAGCAGCTGGCGCCACGCCGGAACCCGGGCCAGCCGGAACCGGGTCAGCCTGCACCCGTCTAG
- the msrB gene encoding peptide-methionine (R)-S-oxide reductase MsrB gives MSTPEKSELTNSAATPATSRSDEDWRQELTPEEYHVLRQAGTERPYTGEYWDTHTAGVYNCRACGTELFTSKEKFDSHCGWPSFWAPLAEGRVRYIHDRTLGMDRIEVRCANCDSHLGHVFEGEGYGTPTDQRYCINSISLKLVPAAGDAQP, from the coding sequence ATGAGCACCCCTGAAAAATCCGAACTCACCAACTCCGCGGCAACCCCCGCCACCAGCCGGTCCGACGAAGACTGGCGGCAGGAACTGACTCCGGAGGAGTACCACGTGCTGCGCCAGGCCGGCACGGAACGCCCGTACACCGGCGAATACTGGGACACCCACACCGCCGGGGTCTACAACTGCCGGGCGTGCGGGACAGAACTGTTCACCAGCAAGGAAAAGTTCGATTCGCACTGCGGCTGGCCGTCCTTCTGGGCCCCGCTGGCCGAAGGGCGCGTCCGGTACATCCACGACCGGACCCTCGGCATGGACCGCATCGAGGTCCGGTGCGCCAACTGCGACTCGCACCTCGGGCACGTGTTCGAGGGTGAAGGGTACGGAACCCCGACCGACCAGCGGTATTGCATCAACTCCATCTCACTGAAATTGGTTCCGGCCGCCGGGGATGCCCAGCCCTGA